A single window of Rubripirellula lacrimiformis DNA harbors:
- a CDS encoding DEAD/DEAH box helicase, whose translation MNPSLSPADASFDDLDLSPVMRRALKKAGFEAPSPIQSALIPLALDGLDVIGQARTGTGKTAAFSIPILEQLDPLEECRDPQAIIVVPTRELADQVGREAERLAWGEPTEIAVLAGGKNITRQLRQLENGVQIVVGTPGRLHDHLQRGSLRTNKVWCVVLDEADRMLDIGFRPQIERILRKCPRDRQTLLLSATLPPTVRRLAESYMHHPEVIDCCKDEMSVETIEQRYFTVAQNKKGELLERLLEREKPEQAIVFCRTKRGTDRLYRQLARSFDNCGSMHGDMQQRERDRVLQSLRDRKLKVLVATDVVGRGIDISTISHIINYDVPQDCDDYVHRVGRTGRMGRDGVAYTFVVPGEGDVLTSIEQRINKELKRDTMDGFETVEMPVEVVKVEEKPLRKVLNPMHRKVTRRR comes from the coding sequence ATGAATCCATCCTTATCGCCAGCCGACGCATCCTTTGACGACCTAGATCTCTCGCCCGTGATGCGTCGGGCGTTGAAAAAAGCCGGTTTTGAAGCCCCGTCGCCCATCCAGTCCGCCTTGATCCCGTTGGCCCTCGACGGCCTCGATGTGATCGGCCAGGCTCGCACCGGTACCGGTAAAACTGCCGCATTTTCGATTCCGATCCTGGAACAGCTTGATCCGCTGGAAGAATGCCGCGATCCGCAAGCGATCATCGTCGTGCCGACCCGCGAACTGGCGGACCAAGTCGGACGCGAAGCCGAACGCCTAGCTTGGGGCGAACCGACCGAGATTGCCGTGCTAGCCGGTGGCAAGAACATCACCCGCCAATTGCGGCAGCTGGAAAACGGCGTCCAAATCGTTGTCGGGACCCCCGGACGACTGCACGACCACCTGCAACGTGGTTCGCTGCGAACCAACAAAGTCTGGTGCGTGGTCTTGGACGAAGCCGACCGCATGCTGGATATCGGTTTCCGCCCACAAATCGAACGGATCCTGCGGAAATGCCCGCGAGATCGGCAAACGCTGCTGTTGTCGGCCACGCTGCCGCCAACGGTCCGCCGTTTGGCCGAATCGTACATGCATCATCCCGAGGTGATCGATTGCTGCAAGGACGAAATGTCCGTCGAAACGATCGAACAGCGATACTTCACCGTCGCCCAGAATAAAAAAGGCGAACTGCTAGAACGACTGCTAGAACGGGAAAAACCCGAACAGGCGATCGTTTTCTGTCGCACCAAACGCGGCACCGACCGGCTCTACCGCCAACTGGCCCGTTCGTTCGACAATTGCGGATCGATGCACGGCGACATGCAACAGCGTGAACGTGACCGCGTGCTGCAGTCGCTGCGGGACCGAAAACTGAAAGTTCTGGTCGCGACCGACGTGGTGGGACGAGGAATCGACATCAGCACGATTTCGCACATCATCAACTACGACGTCCCTCAAGACTGTGACGACTATGTGCACCGTGTCGGACGTACCGGCCGAATGGGCCGCGACGGCGTGGCCTATACCTTCGTCGTCCCCGGCGAAGGCGATGTGCTGACCAGCATCGAACAACGGATCAACAAAGAACTGAAACGTGACACGATGGACGGCTTCGAAACGGTCGAAATGCCCGTCGAAGTGGTCAAAGTCGAAGAAAAACCACTTCGCAAGGTGCTCAACCCGATGCACCGAAAAGTCACCCGCCGACGCTAA
- a CDS encoding ABC transporter permease — translation MKKILGILGLLVFICVMTALMSDRFLTLYNIENLLRRSALFGILSIGAAFVIITAGIDLSIGSVVCLIGCLLPWMLVEQGISVPVALGVVVGISLLIGVTHGLLITKLKLQPFVVTLCGLLFYRGFTRGLVADQTQGFRGEYKMLRELSQGQIPLPGTEFGIPMPCLILVIVAALAIVFLNYTVYGRYMLALGRNETATRFSGINTDRITILAYVICGALSGLGGLLFVLDVGSAQPVDFGNFYELYAIAGAVLGGCSLRGGEGTIIGVVIGAAVMQVLKNTITLVDWIPTNIEYAVIGAVILGGVIADEAVKRYASRRRLAQQASNRNA, via the coding sequence ATGAAAAAGATCCTTGGCATTCTAGGACTGTTGGTTTTCATTTGCGTCATGACGGCGTTGATGAGCGATCGTTTCCTGACGCTGTACAACATCGAAAACCTGCTCCGTCGCAGTGCCCTGTTCGGCATTTTGTCGATCGGTGCGGCGTTTGTGATCATCACCGCTGGCATCGACCTGTCGATCGGATCAGTCGTTTGTTTGATCGGATGCCTGTTGCCGTGGATGTTGGTCGAACAGGGGATATCGGTGCCGGTGGCGCTGGGGGTGGTGGTGGGGATATCGCTGCTGATCGGCGTGACGCACGGGCTGTTGATCACCAAACTAAAACTTCAACCGTTTGTCGTCACGCTATGTGGTTTGTTGTTCTATCGCGGGTTCACTCGCGGTCTGGTGGCCGACCAGACCCAGGGGTTTCGCGGCGAATACAAGATGCTGAGGGAACTTTCTCAGGGGCAAATCCCATTGCCCGGAACCGAATTCGGCATCCCGATGCCGTGTTTAATCCTGGTGATCGTCGCGGCACTGGCGATCGTATTTTTGAACTACACGGTCTATGGCCGGTACATGCTGGCGCTGGGGCGGAACGAAACCGCGACCCGGTTCAGCGGCATCAACACCGACCGGATCACGATCTTGGCGTATGTGATCTGCGGTGCCTTAAGCGGGCTGGGCGGCCTGTTGTTCGTGCTGGATGTGGGCAGTGCCCAGCCGGTCGACTTTGGAAACTTTTATGAACTTTATGCGATCGCCGGCGCGGTTCTGGGCGGCTGCAGCCTGCGGGGCGGCGAGGGCACGATTATCGGCGTGGTGATCGGGGCCGCTGTGATGCAGGTTTTGAAGAACACCATCACGTTGGTGGATTGGATTCCGACGAATATCGAGTATGCCGTGATCGGTGCCGTGATCCTGGGCGGTGTGATTGCCGACGAAGCGGTCAAGCGGTACGCGTCGCGGCGCCGACTGGCCCAACAGGCTTCCAATCGAAACGCATAG
- a CDS encoding sugar ABC transporter ATP-binding protein has translation MNGVLDEPIATPDRLPPLLSVCNINKRFAGVKALTDVSLEFAHGEVHAVIGENGAGKSTMMKILAGVQPPDEGQILLDGRPVKIPSVETALDLGIALIHQELNLADNLDVGANIFLGREPLRLGLIDFKRIESESRKFLAMVGLDIEPKTLVKDLTIGLQQLVEIAKALSVDARVLIMDEPTSSLSQHETEKLFTVIEDLRNRGVTVIYISHRLREIETLADRVSVLRDGQNAGGLSGDEITHDAMVTRMVGRDISQFYAREDHCIGDVVLSIEGLQTQMWPDHAATLQVRQGEMVGLAGLVGAGRTEILRAIFGIDPPIAGTVAIDGKRIAPLTCRAAIDAGMALVPEDRKEEGLILEIGIRSNIGLPGLGRNQKAGGFLNRKQEIADSEQMIAEMNIKTPSDRQPVQFLSGGNQQKVVIGKWLSMHPKVLLMDEPTRGVDIGAKQEIYRLMEELAERGVAILFVSSEMEEVLSMSDRIIVLHEGQVTGELDRQDFSEEAIMQLATGHPNDRLIGKATN, from the coding sequence GTGAACGGCGTTTTGGACGAACCCATCGCGACGCCTGACCGCCTGCCACCTTTGTTATCGGTCTGCAACATCAACAAACGATTCGCTGGCGTGAAAGCGCTGACGGACGTGTCGTTGGAATTTGCCCATGGCGAAGTCCATGCCGTGATCGGCGAAAACGGCGCTGGCAAAAGCACGATGATGAAGATCTTGGCGGGCGTCCAACCGCCCGACGAGGGTCAAATCTTGCTGGACGGTCGCCCCGTCAAGATTCCATCGGTCGAAACGGCCCTGGACCTTGGCATCGCGTTGATTCACCAAGAACTAAACCTAGCCGACAATCTGGATGTCGGCGCCAACATCTTTCTAGGCCGCGAACCGCTGCGTCTGGGTCTGATCGATTTCAAGCGGATCGAATCGGAATCCCGCAAATTCCTTGCCATGGTCGGGCTGGATATCGAACCCAAAACCTTGGTCAAAGACCTGACGATCGGGCTTCAGCAATTGGTCGAAATTGCCAAAGCCTTGTCGGTCGATGCCCGTGTCCTGATCATGGACGAACCGACCAGCAGCCTGTCCCAGCACGAAACCGAGAAACTGTTCACGGTGATCGAAGACCTGCGAAATCGCGGCGTCACGGTCATCTACATCTCGCACCGTTTGCGCGAGATTGAAACGTTGGCCGACCGGGTCAGCGTGCTACGCGATGGCCAGAATGCGGGCGGACTCTCGGGCGACGAAATCACTCACGATGCGATGGTCACCCGGATGGTCGGCCGTGACATTTCGCAGTTCTACGCTCGCGAGGACCATTGCATCGGCGACGTCGTTTTGTCGATCGAAGGTTTGCAGACGCAAATGTGGCCCGATCACGCCGCGACGCTGCAGGTTCGCCAGGGCGAAATGGTGGGGCTGGCCGGATTGGTCGGCGCCGGGCGAACCGAAATTCTGCGGGCGATCTTCGGGATCGATCCACCGATCGCCGGCACCGTCGCCATCGACGGAAAACGCATCGCCCCGCTGACTTGCCGAGCGGCGATCGACGCGGGGATGGCATTGGTCCCCGAGGACCGCAAAGAGGAAGGCCTGATCCTAGAAATCGGCATTCGATCCAATATCGGATTGCCCGGACTGGGACGAAACCAGAAGGCCGGTGGATTCCTGAATCGGAAACAAGAGATCGCTGATTCGGAACAAATGATCGCCGAGATGAACATCAAGACGCCTTCGGATCGGCAACCGGTGCAGTTCCTCTCTGGCGGAAACCAACAAAAAGTGGTGATCGGCAAATGGTTGTCGATGCATCCCAAGGTCCTGCTGATGGACGAACCGACTCGCGGGGTCGACATCGGTGCCAAGCAGGAAATCTATCGACTGATGGAAGAATTGGCCGAACGCGGCGTGGCGATTCTGTTTGTCAGCAGCGAAATGGAAGAAGTGCTTTCGATGTCCGACCGGATCATCGTGCTGCATGAAGGCCAGGTGACGGGCGAACTGGACCGACAAGATTTCTCGGAAGAAGCGATCATGCAGTTAGCGACCGGACATCCGAACGACAGGCTTATTGGAAAAGCAACGAACTGA
- a CDS encoding sugar-binding protein, producing the protein MKRTLASSIFLFPILALTMVGCSSSSTSQSGGDDDRPSVAYVTNGVASFWVIAEAGVHQGGKDFDANVDVLMPAEGISDQKRIIEDLITKGTDGIAISPIDPDNQNELINRAAKQAHVITQDSDAPDSDRQCYIGMDNYLAGRMCGDLVTEALPDGGKVAIFIGRLEQDNARRRRQGVIDAILGRSEDPTRFDPPDADIQEGKWHIVGTYTDQFDRAQGKANAEDAMSRHSDLAGMVGLFAYNPPLILEALGQADKLGKIKVIAFDEANETLQGIVDGNVHGTVVQNPFEYGRQSVRILAGLTRGQTLAELEIPENGFLNIPASQIRRDNIDEYWDELKKNLGEE; encoded by the coding sequence ATGAAACGAACTTTGGCGTCTAGCATTTTCCTGTTCCCGATCCTGGCGCTGACCATGGTCGGCTGCAGTTCGTCGTCGACCTCGCAATCCGGTGGCGATGACGATCGCCCCTCGGTCGCGTATGTCACCAACGGCGTGGCTTCGTTTTGGGTGATTGCCGAGGCGGGGGTCCACCAGGGCGGCAAAGACTTTGACGCCAATGTGGACGTGCTGATGCCGGCCGAAGGGATCAGCGACCAGAAACGCATCATCGAAGACTTGATCACCAAGGGCACCGACGGGATCGCGATCAGCCCCATCGATCCCGACAACCAAAACGAATTGATCAACCGAGCCGCCAAACAGGCTCACGTTATCACCCAAGACAGCGACGCCCCGGATTCGGATCGCCAGTGCTACATCGGCATGGACAACTATCTGGCCGGCCGGATGTGTGGTGATTTGGTGACCGAGGCACTTCCCGACGGCGGAAAGGTCGCGATTTTCATCGGGCGGCTGGAACAAGACAACGCACGTCGACGCCGACAAGGCGTGATCGATGCGATCCTAGGACGCAGCGAAGACCCGACCCGTTTCGACCCGCCGGATGCCGATATCCAGGAAGGCAAATGGCACATTGTCGGCACCTACACCGACCAGTTCGACCGCGCCCAAGGCAAAGCGAATGCCGAAGATGCGATGTCGCGGCACAGCGATCTGGCCGGGATGGTCGGACTTTTCGCTTACAACCCACCGTTGATCTTGGAAGCTCTGGGCCAGGCCGACAAGCTTGGCAAAATCAAGGTCATCGCATTCGACGAAGCCAACGAAACCTTGCAAGGGATCGTCGACGGGAACGTTCACGGCACCGTCGTCCAGAACCCGTTCGAGTACGGTCGACAGTCGGTGCGAATCTTGGCGGGCCTCACGCGTGGCCAAACGCTTGCCGAACTGGAGATCCCCGAAAACGGTTTCCTGAACATCCCGGCATCGCAAATTCGCCGAGACAACATTGACGAATACTGGGACGAGCTGAAAAAGAATCTGGGTGAAGAGTGA
- a CDS encoding sensor histidine kinase, with the protein MALSNSTAPKHSRRTTGAVSSPQSDVIQQALASEAAAARVMSETAHDLRSPLTAVREAIRLVHDGDLGAISIDQRGCLAAAIDQCNCIDQMVGEMVQLERLRSGMPRANRSWIDVAEVRRVVDDTLQPWAVPRNIDVLWDAAENAGAIVFADASILRRLIVNLVTNAIRASRDGSTVLIRLQRSRGDEMLLWSVVDQGAGISERDIRQIADRQVSLSGGEGLGLTICRQLAAVHFSSLKLRSRLGYGTEVSFQTPALGPRSVAGAWARWRVEARGELHQPSQHHHRADGMQADDAVERVRLDPPSVAVEISQTTAHPRCEDRMAAGTVTLGAAVSRQAADAFDQCLQSQLQLFELVYRVDSRRWVWVFDTDAHSVDARIALVSDHAKSQVDGIRMAWSAPQMIPVDARRTEARLSDLMVRETLAASASARGVDQNDVRLGAAPIVHSEAAAARLDAELRRLSDQMRGQTLRLRQQARNLRPIN; encoded by the coding sequence TTGGCTCTTTCAAACTCAACAGCTCCGAAACACTCTCGTCGGACCACCGGCGCGGTATCCTCTCCGCAGTCCGATGTCATTCAGCAGGCGTTGGCTAGCGAAGCTGCCGCGGCGCGAGTGATGAGCGAGACGGCTCACGATCTTCGTTCGCCCCTGACCGCCGTCCGCGAAGCGATTCGCTTGGTGCACGACGGCGACTTGGGCGCGATATCCATCGACCAACGGGGCTGTTTGGCCGCCGCCATCGATCAGTGCAACTGTATCGACCAGATGGTCGGCGAAATGGTTCAACTAGAACGGCTTCGGTCCGGGATGCCGCGCGCCAACCGAAGCTGGATCGATGTCGCCGAAGTGCGTCGCGTCGTCGACGATACGCTGCAGCCATGGGCCGTGCCACGGAACATCGACGTCCTGTGGGACGCCGCCGAAAATGCCGGTGCGATCGTGTTTGCCGATGCCAGCATCCTGCGACGATTGATCGTCAATTTGGTGACCAACGCGATCCGTGCTAGCCGAGACGGCAGTACGGTCCTGATCCGGCTGCAGCGAAGCCGTGGCGACGAAATGTTGCTGTGGTCGGTTGTCGATCAGGGCGCCGGGATCAGCGAACGTGACATCCGTCAAATCGCCGATCGACAGGTCTCCCTCAGCGGTGGCGAAGGGCTCGGGCTAACGATCTGTCGTCAGTTGGCCGCCGTTCACTTTTCGTCTTTGAAACTAAGGTCGCGGCTTGGCTACGGTACCGAAGTCAGCTTCCAAACACCGGCATTGGGCCCCCGTTCGGTTGCCGGGGCATGGGCGCGATGGCGAGTGGAAGCACGCGGCGAACTTCACCAACCATCGCAACACCATCATCGTGCCGATGGGATGCAGGCTGACGACGCCGTTGAACGCGTCCGATTGGACCCGCCATCGGTCGCTGTCGAAATCTCACAGACCACTGCCCATCCGCGCTGCGAAGATCGGATGGCGGCCGGAACCGTCACCCTAGGGGCTGCGGTGTCGCGCCAAGCAGCCGATGCGTTTGATCAATGTTTGCAATCGCAGTTGCAGTTGTTCGAACTCGTCTATCGCGTCGATTCTCGCCGCTGGGTGTGGGTGTTTGACACCGATGCCCACAGCGTGGATGCCAGGATCGCCCTGGTGTCGGACCACGCAAAGTCGCAAGTCGACGGCATTCGGATGGCATGGTCGGCGCCTCAGATGATTCCCGTGGATGCGAGGCGTACGGAAGCCAGGCTCAGCGATTTGATGGTGCGAGAAACGTTGGCAGCGTCCGCTTCGGCACGCGGAGTGGACCAGAACGATGTGCGTCTGGGCGCCGCTCCGATCGTCCATAGTGAAGCGGCCGCCGCCCGGTTGGACGCGGAACTACGGCGGTTGAGCGACCAGATGCGTGGGCAAACGCTGCGTCTTCGCCAGCAAGCTCGCAATCTACGCCCCATCAATTAA
- a CDS encoding NTP/NDP exchange transporter, with protein MTADHSDAGRPSDDRDRSAENDRAAKDGPPDGLTDGPRVRPGERGAVVWATAWFFFILLGYLIVRPVRETMGSIGGTKQLQGLMLVTFAVMLVAVPIYSALVARLPRRWLVRVVYHFFAACLLAFFLLMRVDNESVQVATARVFFVWVNVFSLFATSVFWSVLADLFSSSQGKRLFGMVAAGGTAGAITGSLLTSQLASVLSTSWLLLIPVVMIEIGLMCAWRLETTVAKNGVGSERGLSGGAAADDAKAGDADSDKPTGGGLLSGITHVASSPYLMMICLFLFFVQACGTQLYFEQAEIVADQIETKQQRTELFAYLDLGTQVLTLLVQWLLSGVILRRLGVAVSLVILPCVYAAGFASLAVAPVLLTLCVVVVISRAIGYGITVPAREVLFTVVSREEKYKSKSFIDTVVLRGGDAISGQIFGSLRSWGLSLSVLNLWAIPLTGLWAVVAWRLGRKQQQRSVRIPNTHRPGKKPTP; from the coding sequence ATGACCGCCGATCATTCTGACGCGGGGCGTCCTAGCGACGATCGCGATCGAAGCGCTGAAAATGATCGGGCAGCGAAAGACGGTCCGCCCGATGGTCTGACGGATGGGCCGCGGGTTCGCCCCGGGGAACGCGGCGCCGTGGTCTGGGCGACCGCTTGGTTCTTTTTCATCTTGCTGGGCTATTTGATCGTTCGCCCGGTCCGCGAAACGATGGGCAGCATCGGTGGGACGAAGCAGTTGCAAGGGCTGATGTTGGTCACCTTTGCGGTCATGCTGGTCGCTGTGCCAATCTATTCCGCACTGGTGGCTCGCTTGCCCCGCCGTTGGTTGGTCCGCGTCGTCTACCACTTTTTTGCCGCCTGCTTGCTGGCGTTCTTTCTGCTGATGCGGGTGGACAACGAATCGGTTCAGGTGGCCACCGCTCGCGTTTTCTTTGTTTGGGTGAACGTCTTTTCGCTGTTCGCGACCAGCGTTTTCTGGAGCGTGTTGGCGGATTTGTTCAGCAGTTCGCAAGGCAAACGTTTGTTCGGAATGGTCGCCGCCGGAGGGACCGCGGGGGCCATCACGGGATCGCTGCTGACCAGCCAATTGGCCAGCGTTTTGTCGACCAGTTGGCTGCTGTTGATCCCGGTCGTGATGATCGAAATCGGACTGATGTGCGCCTGGCGACTGGAGACGACGGTCGCGAAAAATGGGGTTGGTTCGGAGCGAGGCTTGTCGGGTGGGGCAGCGGCCGATGACGCGAAAGCCGGCGACGCCGATTCCGACAAACCGACCGGTGGCGGGTTGCTAAGCGGGATCACGCACGTTGCGTCGTCGCCGTACCTGATGATGATCTGTTTGTTCTTGTTCTTTGTTCAAGCGTGCGGGACCCAGTTGTACTTTGAACAGGCCGAAATCGTTGCTGACCAGATCGAAACGAAACAGCAGCGGACGGAGTTGTTTGCCTATCTGGATCTGGGGACGCAGGTGCTGACGTTGTTGGTGCAGTGGTTGCTTTCCGGCGTGATCCTACGGCGGCTGGGCGTGGCCGTTTCGTTGGTGATTTTGCCATGCGTTTACGCGGCGGGCTTCGCGTCGCTGGCCGTTGCCCCGGTGCTGCTGACGCTGTGTGTGGTCGTGGTTATTTCCCGAGCGATCGGTTACGGGATCACGGTGCCTGCGCGAGAAGTGTTGTTCACCGTTGTCAGTCGCGAAGAGAAATACAAATCGAAAAGCTTCATCGACACGGTCGTGCTGCGCGGTGGCGACGCGATCTCCGGGCAGATCTTCGGGTCGCTGCGATCCTGGGGACTGAGTCTGTCGGTGCTGAACCTGTGGGCGATCCCGCTGACAGGTTTGTGGGCCGTGGTGGCATGGCGATTGGGGCGAAAGCAACAGCAGCGGTCTGTCAGGATTCCCAACACGCATCGCCCAGGCAAAAAACCGACTCCGTAG
- a CDS encoding ABC transporter ATP-binding protein has translation MKSPQTIPPPAQPPTAGQPPAVDVQGLERSFRGTVALAGVDLSVPQGSIFGLVGLNGAGKTTLIRHLIGSLKAHQGKVRVLGHDPVADPEGVLKRIGYLTEEDSLPKWMRVGELIDFTRALYPTWDNAYATELCDLFSLARSTKLRSLSKGQRARAGLLVAIAHRPELLILDEPSSGLDPIARRDILEAIIRTVSDDGRTVLFSSHLLDEVDRVCDHIAVMHDGRIIETTTTESIATDYAEIICRPKSAWSSPPSIQGVWGWQSSGQEWSAAAQRDRLESPEISSEIGLIQTRPMSLERWFAARVGRGGDGTSHPSPSAPNSVAKDSEAPNHV, from the coding sequence ATGAAGTCACCACAGACTATTCCCCCACCCGCCCAACCCCCGACCGCCGGACAACCGCCTGCCGTTGACGTCCAGGGACTCGAGCGCAGCTTTCGTGGCACGGTCGCCTTGGCGGGCGTCGACCTGTCGGTTCCCCAAGGCTCCATCTTTGGACTCGTTGGGCTCAACGGCGCTGGCAAAACGACACTGATTCGGCACCTGATCGGTTCGCTGAAAGCACACCAAGGCAAAGTCCGTGTGTTGGGGCATGACCCGGTGGCCGACCCGGAAGGCGTGCTAAAGCGGATCGGCTATCTGACCGAGGAAGATTCGCTGCCGAAGTGGATGCGAGTGGGTGAGTTGATCGATTTCACGCGTGCGCTGTACCCGACCTGGGACAACGCCTACGCGACCGAGCTATGCGATCTGTTCAGTCTGGCCCGGTCCACCAAGCTACGTTCGCTGTCCAAGGGTCAACGTGCTCGCGCGGGCCTACTGGTCGCGATCGCTCACCGACCCGAACTGTTGATCCTGGACGAACCGTCCAGCGGGCTGGACCCGATCGCCAGACGCGACATCCTGGAAGCGATCATCCGTACCGTCAGCGACGACGGCCGGACGGTGCTGTTTTCGAGCCATTTGCTGGACGAAGTGGACCGTGTTTGCGACCACATCGCGGTGATGCACGACGGCCGGATCATCGAGACCACGACCACCGAATCGATCGCGACCGACTACGCGGAAATCATTTGCCGCCCGAAATCGGCGTGGTCATCGCCGCCATCGATCCAGGGCGTGTGGGGCTGGCAGTCCAGCGGCCAGGAATGGTCGGCCGCCGCCCAACGCGACCGCTTAGAATCGCCAGAAATATCCAGCGAAATCGGCTTGATCCAGACCCGGCCGATGTCGCTGGAACGCTGGTTCGCCGCTCGCGTGGGCCGCGGCGGTGATGGAACGTCCCATCCGTCCCCATCGGCGCCGAACAGTGTCGCCAAAGATTCCGAGGCCCCCAATCATGTTTAA
- a CDS encoding GntR family transcriptional regulator, giving the protein MRIHISSDGVPIYQQIVDQIRTRIFSGGLNTGDELPAIRTLAESLRVNPNTVARAYRELENDGLVEKRRTTGTFVAETTQQRSVAQRRRSLEPHLDNLIIQSRHLGFTIDDVVGLLMTRDEKLSGENPSEKASGS; this is encoded by the coding sequence ATGCGAATCCATATCTCATCCGACGGCGTCCCGATCTACCAACAGATCGTGGACCAAATTCGAACCCGAATCTTCTCGGGCGGGCTGAACACGGGCGATGAATTGCCCGCGATCCGCACGTTGGCGGAAAGCTTGCGGGTCAACCCGAACACGGTCGCCCGTGCTTATCGCGAGCTCGAAAACGACGGGCTGGTCGAAAAACGCCGCACGACGGGAACGTTTGTGGCAGAGACCACCCAACAGCGATCGGTGGCCCAGCGGCGGCGATCGCTGGAACCTCACTTGGACAATCTGATCATCCAGTCCCGCCATCTCGGGTTCACCATCGACGACGTGGTGGGGCTGCTGATGACACGGGACGAGAAGCTATCTGGCGAAAACCCTTCGGAAAAGGCAAGCGGATCATGA
- the dapA gene encoding 4-hydroxy-tetrahydrodipicolinate synthase, with translation MAQRKGSEFAGLSVAIITPFSDDKVDVVRLREQVEFQIAAGTKCIVPVGTTGESPTLSHDEHERVISEVIQCVAGRAKVMAGTGSNSTAEALRLTRRAAAEGADATLQVAPYYNKPTQEGFYQHFKAIAEDIDIPVCVYNIPGRTGKEIDVDTIQRLSSLDGIKMVKEATGKLDQCSAILGTTDLTVLSGDDSLTLPMMSVGAEGVISVVGNLVPGPMIELVQAAAAGDFETARKLHHRLFALCNTMLGLATNPIPVKTAMQMVGRDTGELRLPMTPLDAKDCETLRETLFAFGLQEATAV, from the coding sequence ATGGCCCAACGCAAGGGTTCTGAGTTTGCCGGTCTGTCCGTCGCCATCATCACGCCGTTTTCCGACGACAAAGTCGACGTTGTTCGACTTCGGGAACAAGTCGAGTTCCAGATCGCTGCCGGCACCAAATGCATCGTTCCCGTCGGCACCACCGGCGAATCGCCAACCCTGTCGCACGACGAACACGAACGCGTCATCAGCGAAGTGATCCAGTGCGTTGCGGGGCGAGCCAAAGTGATGGCCGGTACGGGAAGCAATAGCACCGCCGAAGCGCTGCGGCTAACCCGCCGTGCGGCTGCCGAAGGCGCCGACGCAACGCTGCAGGTCGCCCCCTATTACAACAAGCCGACCCAGGAAGGCTTCTACCAACACTTCAAAGCGATCGCCGAAGACATCGATATCCCGGTGTGCGTTTACAACATCCCAGGCCGAACCGGCAAAGAGATCGACGTCGATACGATCCAGCGGCTATCCAGCCTGGACGGCATCAAGATGGTCAAGGAAGCCACCGGAAAACTGGACCAGTGTTCGGCCATCCTGGGCACGACCGATCTGACCGTGCTGTCGGGCGATGACTCGCTGACTCTGCCGATGATGAGCGTCGGTGCCGAAGGCGTGATCTCCGTCGTCGGCAACTTGGTACCGGGTCCAATGATCGAATTGGTCCAAGCCGCGGCGGCGGGCGACTTCGAAACCGCTCGAAAACTGCACCACCGTTTGTTCGCGCTCTGCAACACCATGCTGGGCCTGGCAACCAACCCGATCCCTGTCAAAACCGCCATGCAAATGGTCGGACGCGACACGGGCGAATTGCGATTGCCAATGACACCGCTGGACGCCAAAGACTGCGAAACGCTACGCGAAACCCTGTTCGCATTCGGATTGCAAGAAGCAACGGCGGTCTAA
- a CDS encoding 50S ribosomal protein L25, giving the protein MADVFEVETREEVGSAATRRLRRKGLVPAVLYGHGEENKHLAVPEAQVRTLLRHHGKMVELKGVCKETALVSDIHWDPLGIDVLHMDLIRVNLKEMVAVNVPIHVRGEAVGVREGGMLLENSHEVEIRCPAGAIPENIDLDVSELALGGHLSAGDLVLPEGVELVTPAETVVCHVEEPRKASEEGDEAVAVGGEPEVISKGGDSSEGED; this is encoded by the coding sequence ATGGCAGACGTATTTGAAGTCGAAACTCGCGAGGAAGTCGGTTCTGCCGCGACTCGTCGTTTACGTCGCAAGGGTCTTGTTCCTGCAGTGCTTTACGGTCACGGCGAAGAGAACAAGCATCTTGCAGTCCCGGAAGCCCAGGTTCGCACCTTGTTGCGTCACCACGGCAAGATGGTCGAACTGAAGGGCGTATGCAAAGAAACCGCCTTGGTCAGCGATATCCACTGGGATCCTTTGGGCATCGACGTTTTGCACATGGACCTGATTCGGGTGAACCTGAAAGAAATGGTTGCTGTGAACGTGCCAATTCACGTCCGCGGCGAAGCTGTTGGAGTTCGTGAAGGCGGCATGCTGCTGGAAAACTCCCACGAAGTCGAAATCCGCTGCCCTGCCGGCGCGATTCCTGAAAACATTGATCTGGACGTCTCGGAACTAGCGTTGGGCGGGCACTTGTCCGCTGGCGATCTAGTGTTGCCCGAGGGTGTCGAACTGGTCACGCCTGCCGAAACGGTTGTTTGTCACGTCGAAGAGCCTCGCAAGGCCAGCGAAGAAGGTGACGAAGCCGTCGCCGTTGGTGGCGAGCCTGAGGTGATCTCCAAGGGTGGCGACAGCAGCGAAGGTGAGGACTGA